In Bradyrhizobium sp. 200, the sequence GAGAGTTTGGTGGCGATGCTGCTGATGCTCACGATCGGCTACTGCATGCTGCTCAACAAGCGGCTGCAGCGGCTGAAAGCGGACGAGCATTCGCTGAAGGCCACGATCGCCGAACTGATCACCGCGACCGAAATCGCCGAGCGGGCGATCGGCGGCCTCAAGCACACCGTGCGCGACGTCAATGAGAATCTCGGCAGCCAGCTCACGGCGGCGACGCAGATGG encodes:
- a CDS encoding DUF6468 domain-containing protein, coding for MSHSLGIVIESLVAMLLMLTIGYCMLLNKRLQRLKADEHSLKATIAELITATEIAERAIGGLKHTVRDVNENLGSQLTAATQMAGHLKNMLAEGDGVIRRLSKIAIAARPSQEAEPPAPRVSSAKAVAAAAEAFSERRRAGGLAA